Proteins encoded within one genomic window of Humulus lupulus chromosome 1, drHumLupu1.1, whole genome shotgun sequence:
- the LOC133784689 gene encoding MDIS1-interacting receptor like kinase 2-like, which translates to MGQNKISGKIPPELGSLTKLELLSLESNELSGEIPTQLGDLKLLYHLNLSNNHLIGEIPRSLSDLSELQYLDLSTNNLAGKIPEWLGNCEGLLSLNLSHNIISSEIPPELGNLASLRYVLDLSSNLIFGEIPSSLSKLTMLKILNISHNNLSGSIPQSFSHLISVSCIDFSFNNLSGSIPTFRNTPKSVYDGNPGLCGNSTGLKPCRRQTNKSNTVLIIVMGVVCGLVVLVTAIVTTLILCHKFKVLAKQRKSSNQKDTHQSLIWEKDAKFTFGEIVEATEDFDDKYCIGKGGFGTVYKAILRSHELVLAVKRLHMSDSSDIPEVSRISFENEIRTLTEVRHRNIIKLYGFCSRKGGLYLVYQYANRGSLAKVLYGSTDLDWDSRVKIVQGLARAISYLHHDCSPPIVHRDVSLNNVLLGFDFVPLLSNFGTARLLIPDLSIWTNVAGSYGYMAPELALTMRVTEKCDVYSFGVVALEIMMGKHPRELLESLSSARSKTLFATMLLKDVLDQRLLPPSERLSMVVVLVVSLAFSCTRSRPESRPSMHFVAQELSTRSRASMISEPLRTITIEKLAELQYQ; encoded by the exons ATGGGCCAAAATAAAATCTCCGGTAAGATCCCTCCGGAACTCGGGAGTTTGACAAAGTTGGAACTTTTGAGCCTAGAGTCCAATGAGTTAAGTGGGGAAATTCCAACTCAATTGGGAGATCTTAAACTTTTGTACCATCTTAATCTCAGCAATAATCATTTGATAGGGGAAATCCCTAGGAGTCTATCAGATTTGAGTGAGCTACAATATCTTGATTTGTCGACAAACAATTTAGCAGGTAAGATACCAGAGTGGCTTGGTAATTGTGAAGGACTACTGAGCTTAAACCTCAGTCACAATATTATATCAAGTGAAATACCACCAGAGCTTGGAAATTTGGCCTCTTTGCGTTATGTATTGGATCTCAGTAGCAATTTGATATTTGGAGAAATACCCTCAAGCCTCTCCAAGCTTACAATGTTGAAAATTCTCAACATCTCTCATAACAACCTCTCAGGTAGTATTCCACAATCATTTTCCCACCTAATAAGTGTAAGTTGCATCGATTTTTCTTTCAACAACTTGAGTGGTTCGATCCCAACTTTCCGAAATACTCCGAAAAGTGTTTATGATGGAAATCCTGGATTGTGTGGAAACAGTACAGGACTTAAGCCCTGTAGAAGGCAAACAAACAAAAGTAACACTGTTCTAATTATAGTCATGGGCGTCGTTTGTGGCCTTGTAGTTCTTGTTACTGCCATTGTCACGACTCTCATATTGTGCCATAAATTCAAAGTGTTAGCTAAGCAAAGGAAAAGTTCTAACCAAAAGGACACTCATCAGTCATTGATATGGGAGAAAGATGCAAAGTTTACATTCGGAGAAATTGTGGAGGCAACCGAAGACTTCGACGACAAGTATTGCATTGGAAAAGGAGGCTTCGGTACTGTTTACAAGGCTATATTGAGATCACATGAATTGGTTCTTGCAGTTAAGCGGTTGCATATGTCAGATTCGAGTGACATTCCCGAAGTTAGTCGCATAAGTTTCGAGAATGAGATTCGAACTCTGACCGAAGTCCGACATCGGAATATCATAAAGCTTTATGGGTTCTGCTCAAGAAAGGGTGGTTTGTACTTGGTGTATCAATATGCAAATAGGGGCAGCCTTGCTAAAGTATTATATGGCTCAACCGATCTTGATTGGGATTCAAGGGTGAAGATAGTTCAAGGACTAGCTCGTGCAATCTCATACTTGCACCATGACTGTTCTCCACCAATAGTCCACCGCGATGTGTCTTTGAATAATGTACTACTCGGCTTCGATTTCGTTCCGTTACTTTCAAACTTTGGCACGGCTCGATTGTTGATCCCTGACTTGTCCATTTGGACAAATGTAGCTGGGTCTTACGGCTACATGGCCCCAG AGTTAGCTTTAACCATGCGCGTGACAGAAAAGTGTGATGTCTATAGCTTTGGAGTCGTAGCTTTGGAAATTATGATGGGAAAGCACCCAAGAGAACTATTGGAATCTTTATCATCAGCCCGGTCGAAGACATTATTTGCAACTATGTTATTAAAAGATGTGTTAGATCAACGGCTGTTACCTCCTTCTGAGAGATTATCAATGGTTGTGGTGTTAGTGGTGAGCTTGGCATTTTCATGTACAAGAAGTAGACCAGAGTCAAGACCCAGCATGCATTTTGTGGCGCAAGAATTGTCAACCAGGAGTAGAGCTTCCATGATCTCTGAGCCATTGAGGACGATTACGATTGAGAAGCTTGCTGAACTTCAATATCAGTAg
- the LOC133829805 gene encoding probable leucine-rich repeat receptor-like protein kinase At1g35710, giving the protein MGPIPSSLWTLKKLTLLQLFDNNLVGTIPPEIENLKLLTTFDVSTNQLSGVLPVNISRLSNLEKLYVDINTFTGTIPSEIGNLKKLKILELSENHLTGPIPNSLLNLKDLTYFAVDTNQLSGELPVNISRLSNLEELFVSPNNFTGSIPSKIGNLKKLKVLDVSINQLSGELPKSISSLYNLEAINVVSNNFTGTIPKDFGKNIPRLNFGHCLSA; this is encoded by the exons ATGGGTCCAATTCCATCTTCTCTATGGACCTTAAAAAAGCTTACCTTGTTGCAACTTTTCGACAACAATCTGGTTGGAACCATACCACCTGAGATCGAAAATCTAAAACTCCTCACAACTTTTGATGTAAGCACCAACCAACTATCAGGGGTGTTGCCGGTTAACATTTCTAGACTCAGTAACTTGGAGAAGTTATATGTTGACATCAATACTTTCACTGGTACAATTCCTTCAGAGATTGGAAACTTGAAAAAACTTAAAATATTGGAACTTTCTGAAAACCATCTCACTGGTCCAATTCCAAATTCTCTATTGAACCTCAAAGACCTCACCTATTTTGCTGTAGACACCAACCAACTATCAGGAGAGTTGCCCGTTAACATTTCTAGACTGAGTAACTTGGAGGAGTTATTTGTTTCCCCCAATAATTTCACTGGTTCAATTCCTTCAAAGATTGGAAACTTGAAGAAACTTAAAGTGTTGGATGTCAGCATCAATCAACTCTCAGGAGAGTTGCCGAAAAGTATTTCTAGCCTTTATAACTTGGAGGCCATCAATGTTGTGAGCAATAATTTCACTGGAACAATTCCCAAAGACTTTGGGAAGAACATTCCTAGATTGAATTTT GGTCATTGCCTGAGTGCTTGA
- the LOC133829938 gene encoding probable leucine-rich repeat receptor-like protein kinase At1g35710 has translation MKLVPQTRFSLLVLVLHIFVLHPLKITSSSKPQAEALIRWKNSLVLKPSSLNSWSSNNINNLCNWTSVVCDGSTREISQIDLSNLYLNGSLDQFNFSLFHNITVFNLNNNNMVGFIPPAIGNLTKLTLLDLSDNHIEGEIPVEMSQLSELQYLSLLKNSLKGTIPYELSNLRKVRYLSLGANSLETSDWSKFSSMPLLTYLDLSLNNFNSTFPDFILKCRNLTFLDMSQNNWNGSIPKSVFSNLPLLKMLDLSENHLTGPIPTSMWNLKNLIFFYVNTNQLSGEFPFNIYSLGNLEKLFLYANNFTGSIPSEIGNLKKLKRLDLSENHLMGPIPSSLWTLKKLTLLQLFDNNLVGTIPPEIENLKLLTTFAVSTNQLSGELPVNISRLSNLEKLFVFANNFTGSIPSEIGNLKKLKRLDLSENHLMGPIPSSLWTLKNLTLLQLVDNNLVGTIPPEIENLKLLTTFAVSTNQLSGELPVNISRLSNLEKLFVFANNFTSSIPSEIGNLKKLKSVDLSENHLMGPIPSSLWTLKKAYLVATCRQQSGWNHTT, from the coding sequence ATGAAATTAGTCCCACAAACTCGTTTCTctcttcttgttcttgttcttcatATTTTTGTTTTGCATCCATTGAAGATTACTTCCTCATCAAAACCACAAGCAGAGGCTCTGATAAGATGGAAGAACAGCTTGGTGTTGAAACCATCTTCTCTGAATTCATGGTCCAGCAACAACATCAACAATCTTTGCAACTGGACTAGTGTTGTCTGTGATGGCTCCACCAGGGAAATCTCACAAATAGACCTCTCCAACTTGTACCTGAATGGTTCATTAGACCAGTTCAACTTCTCGTTGTTCCACAACATCACCGTATTCAACCTCAACAACAACAATATGGTTGGTTTTATACCACCAGCCATTGGTAATCTCACTAAGCTCACTTTGTTGGACTTGAGTGACAATCATATTGAAGGAGAAATACCAGTGGAGATGAGCCAATTGTCAGAGCTTCAATATCTTAGTTTGTTAAAAAATTCTCTCAAGGGTACGATCCCTTACGAGCTTAGCAATCTAAGAAAGGTACGATACTTATCCCTTGGAGCAAACTCTTTGGAGACTTCTGACTGGTCTAAATTTTCAAGCATGCCTTTGTTGACCTACCTTGATCTTTCTTTGAATAACTTTAATTCAACATTCCCAGATTTCATATTAAAGTGTAGGAACTTGACCTTCCTAGACATGTCCCAAAACAATTGGAATGGCTCAATTCCAAAATCTGTATTCTCCAATCTACCGTTACTTAAAATGTTGGATCTTTCTGAGAACCATCTGACGGGTCCAATTCCAACTTCTATGTGGAACCTCAAAAACCTCATCTTTTTCTATGTAAACACCAACCAACTATCAGGAGAGTTTCCATTTAACATTTATAGTCTCGGTAACTTGGAGAAATTATTTCTTTACGCCAATAATTTCACTGGTTCAATTCCTTCAGAGATTGGAAACTTGAAAAAACTTAAAAGGTTGGATCTTTCCGAGAACCATCTCATGGGTCCAATTCCATCTTCTCTATGGACCTTAAAAAAGCTTACCTTGTTGCAACTTTTCGACAACAATCTGGTTGGAACCATACCACCAGAGATCGAAAATCTAAAACTCCTCACAACTTTTGCTGTAAGCACCAACCAACTATCAGGAGAGTTGCCCGTTAACATTTCTAGGCTGAGTAACTTGGAGAAGTTATTTGTTTTTGCCAATAATTTCACTGGCTCAATTCCTTCGGAGATTGGAAACTTGAAGAAACTTAAAAGGTTGGATCTTTCCGAGAACCATCTCATGGGTCCAATTCCATCTTCTCTGTGGACCTTAAAAAATCTTACCTTGTTGCAACTTGTCGACAATAATCTGGTTGGAACCATACCACCAGAGATCGAAAATCTAAAACTCCTCACAACTTTTGCTGTAAGCACCAACCAACTATCAGGAGAGTTGCCCGTTAACATTTCTAGGCTGAGTAACTTGGAGAAGTTATTTGTTTTTGCCAATAATTTCACTAGCTCAATTCCTTCAGAGATTGGAAACTTGAAGAAACTTAAAAGTGTGGATCTTTCCGAGAACCATCTCATGGGTCCAATTCCATCTTCTCTATGGACCTTAAAAAAAGCTTACCTTGTTGCAACTTGTCGACAACAATCTGGCTGGAACCATACCACCTGA